The proteins below are encoded in one region of Vespula pensylvanica isolate Volc-1 chromosome 4, ASM1446617v1, whole genome shotgun sequence:
- the LOC122628859 gene encoding embryonic polarity protein dorsal-like isoform X6 — translation MEQFHDISDENLNISDVIEVIQTTDPGFVESNGQVDQEMVDMGGARLAQPYVEIIEQPASKALRFRYECEGRSAGSIPGANSSPENKTFPTIRIVGYKGRAVVVVSCVTKDLPYRPHPHNLVGKEICKRGVCTLEISSENMTVTFANLGIQCVKKKDIEEALKIREEIRVDPFRTGFEHKKQPTSIDLNAVRLCFQVFLEGSQKGKFTHPLSPVVSDPIFDKKAMSDLVINKLSHCNAPVAGGMGMILLCEKVAKEDIQIRFFEEKDGHVTWEGFGDFQPSQVHKQTAIAFRTPSYCTQEIEQPVQVYIQLKRPSDGVTSDPLPFEMLPLDDRDSFRRKRQKFNDSPKAIVLRHIQAEAKNSPAATYQPMQYFNIIKPEPTEAVPPFGGIVTSTGSYSLHPIGTSPQPQSNVQTLRPQLSPGRTPSPMEYNPYTSSVMQPQLSPQYQPSSSNVTQQPSIGIHVPQQYSFLQNNLQDAEQLIALNKVTSEQQNTGLQPIYNDDNLAKIDVATGLGIDGQQYFDLNLNSADLAEFPVFDTTLSTNLLSGLSISEYTKDEASEHANLEANCVEDNNIMTDSYTNLTKNTIQELCNLNDIYKPTRSHDN, via the exons ATGGAACAATTCCATGATATAAGCGATGAAAACTTAAACATAAGTGATGTCA TTGAAGTCATCCAAACCACCGACCCTGGTTTTGTGGAATCTAACGGGCAGGTGGATCAAGAAATGGTCGATATGGGTGGAGCGCGGTTGGCTCAGCCCTACGTGGAAATAATAGAACAACCTGCGAGCAAAGCTTTGCGTTTCCGCTATGAATGTGAAGGTAGATCTGCAGGTAGTATACCTGGAGCCAACAGTTCGCCggaaaataaaacttttcctACTATAAGA ATAGTAGGCTACAAAGGTCGAGCTGTGGTAGTAGTATCTTGTGTAACGAAAGATTTGCCGTACAGACCTCACCCTCATAATCTTGTTGgcaaagaaatatgtaaacgAGGTGTCTGTACTCTCGAAATTTCATCTGAAAACATGACAGTTACCTTTGCTAATTTGGGTATTCAGTgtgtcaaaaaaaaagacatagaGGAAGCACTTAAAATCAGAGAAGAAATTCGTGTTGATCCTTTTCGAA CTGGTTTTGAACACAAAAAACAGCCTACCAGCATTGACCTTAATGCAGTAAGACTGTGTTTTCAAGTTTTTTTAGAAGGAtcgcaaaaaggaaaatttactCATCCGTTATCACCTGTAGTATCAGATCctatttttgataaaa AGGCAATGTCCGATCTTGTGATCAACAAGTTAAGTCATTGCAATGCTCCTGTTGCTGGCGGTATGGGGATGATTCTTTTATGCGAGAAAGTGGCAAAAGAAGATATTCAAATTagattttttgaagaaaaagatggacaCGTTACATGGGAAGGATTTGGAGATTTTCAACCGTCTCAAGTACACAAGCAG acaGCGATCGCGTTTCGAACGCCTAGTTACTGTACGCAAGAAATAGAACAACCGGTACAAGTTTACATCCAACTGAAGAGGCCATCGGACGGTGTGACAAGTGATCCGTTACCATTTGAGATGTTACCATTAG ATGATCGTGATTCGTTCAGgcgaaagagacaaaaatttaatgacaGCCCAAAAGCGATAGTCTTGAGACATATACAGGCAGAGGCTAAAAATA GCCCTGCAGCGACTTATCAACCTATGCAGTacttcaatattataaaaccaGAACCAACGGAAGCAGTACCACCATTTGGAGGTATTGTTACAAGTACAGGATCTTATTCGTTACATCCCATAGGCACATCGCCTCAACCTCAATCGAATGTGCAAACACTAAG ACCTCAATTATCACCAGGTCGAACTCCATCACCTATGGAATATAATCCGTATACTTCATCTGTAATGCAACCACAACTGTCACCTCAATATCAACCATCAAGCTCTAACGTAACACAGCAACCGTCAATTGGAATACATGTACCACaacaatattcatttttacaaaataatttacaagatGCAGAACAATTGATAGCACTAAACAAAGTCACTTCGGAACAACAAAATACTGGTCTGCAACCTATATATAATGATG ATAATTTAGCAAAGATAGATGTGGCTACTGGTTTAGGCATCGATGGCCAGCAATATTTTGATCTGAATTTAAATTCGGCAGATTTAGCAGAATTCCCAGTTTTTGATACTACTTTGTCCACAAATTTATTAAGTGGATTATCTATATCAGAATATacaaag GATGAAGCAAGCGAACATGCAAACTTGGAAGCAAACTGTGTTGAAGATAACAATATCATGACCGACAGTTATACTAacttaacaaaaaatacaattcaagaattatgtaatttaaatgatatatataaacctaCTAGGAGCCATGACAATTAA
- the LOC122628859 gene encoding embryonic polarity protein dorsal-like isoform X3: MEQFHDISDENLNISDVIEVIQTTDPGFVESNGQVDQEMVDMGGARLAQPYVEIIEQPASKALRFRYECEGRSAGSIPGANSSPENKTFPTIRIVGYKGRAVVVVSCVTKDLPYRPHPHNLVGKEICKRGVCTLEISSENMTVTFANLGIQCVKKKDIEEALKIREEIRVDPFRTGFEHKKQPTSIDLNAVRLCFQVFLEGSQKGKFTHPLSPVVSDPIFDKKAMSDLVINKLSHCNAPVAGGMGMILLCEKVAKEDIQIRFFEEKDGHVTWEGFGDFQPSQVHKQTAIAFRTPSYCTQEIEQPVQVYIQLKRPSDGVTSDPLPFEMLPLGTDDRDSFRRKRQKFNDSPKAIVLRHIQAEAKNNQIHLCIGNTGPAATYQPMQYFNIIKPEPTEAVPPFGGIVTSTGSYSLHPIGTSPQPQSNVQTLRPQLSPGRTPSPMEYNPYTSSVMQPQLSPQYQPSSSNVTQQPSIGIHVPQQYSFLQNNLQDAEQLIALNKVTSEQQNTGLQPIYNDDNLAKIDVATGLGIDGQQYFDLNLNSADLAEFPVFDTTLSTNLLSGLSISEYTKDEASEHANLEANCVEDNNIMTDSYTNLTKNTIQELCNLNDIYKPTRSHDN, from the exons ATGGAACAATTCCATGATATAAGCGATGAAAACTTAAACATAAGTGATGTCA TTGAAGTCATCCAAACCACCGACCCTGGTTTTGTGGAATCTAACGGGCAGGTGGATCAAGAAATGGTCGATATGGGTGGAGCGCGGTTGGCTCAGCCCTACGTGGAAATAATAGAACAACCTGCGAGCAAAGCTTTGCGTTTCCGCTATGAATGTGAAGGTAGATCTGCAGGTAGTATACCTGGAGCCAACAGTTCGCCggaaaataaaacttttcctACTATAAGA ATAGTAGGCTACAAAGGTCGAGCTGTGGTAGTAGTATCTTGTGTAACGAAAGATTTGCCGTACAGACCTCACCCTCATAATCTTGTTGgcaaagaaatatgtaaacgAGGTGTCTGTACTCTCGAAATTTCATCTGAAAACATGACAGTTACCTTTGCTAATTTGGGTATTCAGTgtgtcaaaaaaaaagacatagaGGAAGCACTTAAAATCAGAGAAGAAATTCGTGTTGATCCTTTTCGAA CTGGTTTTGAACACAAAAAACAGCCTACCAGCATTGACCTTAATGCAGTAAGACTGTGTTTTCAAGTTTTTTTAGAAGGAtcgcaaaaaggaaaatttactCATCCGTTATCACCTGTAGTATCAGATCctatttttgataaaa AGGCAATGTCCGATCTTGTGATCAACAAGTTAAGTCATTGCAATGCTCCTGTTGCTGGCGGTATGGGGATGATTCTTTTATGCGAGAAAGTGGCAAAAGAAGATATTCAAATTagattttttgaagaaaaagatggacaCGTTACATGGGAAGGATTTGGAGATTTTCAACCGTCTCAAGTACACAAGCAG acaGCGATCGCGTTTCGAACGCCTAGTTACTGTACGCAAGAAATAGAACAACCGGTACAAGTTTACATCCAACTGAAGAGGCCATCGGACGGTGTGACAAGTGATCCGTTACCATTTGAGATGTTACCATTAGGTACAG ATGATCGTGATTCGTTCAGgcgaaagagacaaaaatttaatgacaGCCCAAAAGCGATAGTCTTGAGACATATACAGGCAGAGGCTAAAAATA ATCAAATACACTTATGTATAGGAAATACAG GCCCTGCAGCGACTTATCAACCTATGCAGTacttcaatattataaaaccaGAACCAACGGAAGCAGTACCACCATTTGGAGGTATTGTTACAAGTACAGGATCTTATTCGTTACATCCCATAGGCACATCGCCTCAACCTCAATCGAATGTGCAAACACTAAG ACCTCAATTATCACCAGGTCGAACTCCATCACCTATGGAATATAATCCGTATACTTCATCTGTAATGCAACCACAACTGTCACCTCAATATCAACCATCAAGCTCTAACGTAACACAGCAACCGTCAATTGGAATACATGTACCACaacaatattcatttttacaaaataatttacaagatGCAGAACAATTGATAGCACTAAACAAAGTCACTTCGGAACAACAAAATACTGGTCTGCAACCTATATATAATGATG ATAATTTAGCAAAGATAGATGTGGCTACTGGTTTAGGCATCGATGGCCAGCAATATTTTGATCTGAATTTAAATTCGGCAGATTTAGCAGAATTCCCAGTTTTTGATACTACTTTGTCCACAAATTTATTAAGTGGATTATCTATATCAGAATATacaaag GATGAAGCAAGCGAACATGCAAACTTGGAAGCAAACTGTGTTGAAGATAACAATATCATGACCGACAGTTATACTAacttaacaaaaaatacaattcaagaattatgtaatttaaatgatatatataaacctaCTAGGAGCCATGACAATTAA
- the LOC122628859 gene encoding embryonic polarity protein dorsal-like isoform X5 — MEQFHDISDENLNISDVIEVIQTTDPGFVESNGQVDQEMVDMGGARLAQPYVEIIEQPASKALRFRYECEGRSAGSIPGANSSPENKTFPTIRIVGYKGRAVVVVSCVTKDLPYRPHPHNLVGKEICKRGVCTLEISSENMTVTFANLGIQCVKKKDIEEALKIREEIRVDPFRTGFEHKKQPTSIDLNAVRLCFQVFLEGSQKGKFTHPLSPVVSDPIFDKKAMSDLVINKLSHCNAPVAGGMGMILLCEKVAKEDIQIRFFEEKDGHVTWEGFGDFQPSQVHKQTAIAFRTPSYCTQEIEQPVQVYIQLKRPSDGVTSDPLPFEMLPLGTDDRDSFRRKRQKFNDSPKAIVLRHIQAEAKNSPAATYQPMQYFNIIKPEPTEAVPPFGGIVTSTGSYSLHPIGTSPQPQSNVQTLRPQLSPGRTPSPMEYNPYTSSVMQPQLSPQYQPSSSNVTQQPSIGIHVPQQYSFLQNNLQDAEQLIALNKVTSEQQNTGLQPIYNDDNLAKIDVATGLGIDGQQYFDLNLNSADLAEFPVFDTTLSTNLLSGLSISEYTKDEASEHANLEANCVEDNNIMTDSYTNLTKNTIQELCNLNDIYKPTRSHDN; from the exons ATGGAACAATTCCATGATATAAGCGATGAAAACTTAAACATAAGTGATGTCA TTGAAGTCATCCAAACCACCGACCCTGGTTTTGTGGAATCTAACGGGCAGGTGGATCAAGAAATGGTCGATATGGGTGGAGCGCGGTTGGCTCAGCCCTACGTGGAAATAATAGAACAACCTGCGAGCAAAGCTTTGCGTTTCCGCTATGAATGTGAAGGTAGATCTGCAGGTAGTATACCTGGAGCCAACAGTTCGCCggaaaataaaacttttcctACTATAAGA ATAGTAGGCTACAAAGGTCGAGCTGTGGTAGTAGTATCTTGTGTAACGAAAGATTTGCCGTACAGACCTCACCCTCATAATCTTGTTGgcaaagaaatatgtaaacgAGGTGTCTGTACTCTCGAAATTTCATCTGAAAACATGACAGTTACCTTTGCTAATTTGGGTATTCAGTgtgtcaaaaaaaaagacatagaGGAAGCACTTAAAATCAGAGAAGAAATTCGTGTTGATCCTTTTCGAA CTGGTTTTGAACACAAAAAACAGCCTACCAGCATTGACCTTAATGCAGTAAGACTGTGTTTTCAAGTTTTTTTAGAAGGAtcgcaaaaaggaaaatttactCATCCGTTATCACCTGTAGTATCAGATCctatttttgataaaa AGGCAATGTCCGATCTTGTGATCAACAAGTTAAGTCATTGCAATGCTCCTGTTGCTGGCGGTATGGGGATGATTCTTTTATGCGAGAAAGTGGCAAAAGAAGATATTCAAATTagattttttgaagaaaaagatggacaCGTTACATGGGAAGGATTTGGAGATTTTCAACCGTCTCAAGTACACAAGCAG acaGCGATCGCGTTTCGAACGCCTAGTTACTGTACGCAAGAAATAGAACAACCGGTACAAGTTTACATCCAACTGAAGAGGCCATCGGACGGTGTGACAAGTGATCCGTTACCATTTGAGATGTTACCATTAGGTACAG ATGATCGTGATTCGTTCAGgcgaaagagacaaaaatttaatgacaGCCCAAAAGCGATAGTCTTGAGACATATACAGGCAGAGGCTAAAAATA GCCCTGCAGCGACTTATCAACCTATGCAGTacttcaatattataaaaccaGAACCAACGGAAGCAGTACCACCATTTGGAGGTATTGTTACAAGTACAGGATCTTATTCGTTACATCCCATAGGCACATCGCCTCAACCTCAATCGAATGTGCAAACACTAAG ACCTCAATTATCACCAGGTCGAACTCCATCACCTATGGAATATAATCCGTATACTTCATCTGTAATGCAACCACAACTGTCACCTCAATATCAACCATCAAGCTCTAACGTAACACAGCAACCGTCAATTGGAATACATGTACCACaacaatattcatttttacaaaataatttacaagatGCAGAACAATTGATAGCACTAAACAAAGTCACTTCGGAACAACAAAATACTGGTCTGCAACCTATATATAATGATG ATAATTTAGCAAAGATAGATGTGGCTACTGGTTTAGGCATCGATGGCCAGCAATATTTTGATCTGAATTTAAATTCGGCAGATTTAGCAGAATTCCCAGTTTTTGATACTACTTTGTCCACAAATTTATTAAGTGGATTATCTATATCAGAATATacaaag GATGAAGCAAGCGAACATGCAAACTTGGAAGCAAACTGTGTTGAAGATAACAATATCATGACCGACAGTTATACTAacttaacaaaaaatacaattcaagaattatgtaatttaaatgatatatataaacctaCTAGGAGCCATGACAATTAA
- the LOC122628859 gene encoding proto-oncogene c-Rel-like isoform X4, which translates to MEQFHDISDENLNISDVIEVIQTTDPGFVESNGQVDQEMVDMGGARLAQPYVEIIEQPASKALRFRYECEGRSAGSIPGANSSPENKTFPTIRIVGYKGRAVVVVSCVTKDLPYRPHPHNLVGKEICKRGVCTLEISSENMTVTFANLGIQCVKKKDIEEALKIREEIRVDPFRTGFEHKKQPTSIDLNAVRLCFQVFLEGSQKGKFTHPLSPVVSDPIFDKKAMSDLVINKLSHCNAPVAGGMGMILLCEKVAKEDIQIRFFEEKDGHVTWEGFGDFQPSQVHKQTAIAFRTPSYCTQEIEQPVQVYIQLKRPSDGVTSDPLPFEMLPLDDRDSFRRKRQKFNDSPKAIVLRHIQAEAKNNQIHLCIGNTGPAATYQPMQYFNIIKPEPTEAVPPFGGIVTSTGSYSLHPIGTSPQPQSNVQTLRPQLSPGRTPSPMEYNPYTSSVMQPQLSPQYQPSSSNVTQQPSIGIHVPQQYSFLQNNLQDAEQLIALNKVTSEQQNTGLQPIYNDDNLAKIDVATGLGIDGQQYFDLNLNSADLAEFPVFDTTLSTNLLSGLSISEYTKDEASEHANLEANCVEDNNIMTDSYTNLTKNTIQELCNLNDIYKPTRSHDN; encoded by the exons ATGGAACAATTCCATGATATAAGCGATGAAAACTTAAACATAAGTGATGTCA TTGAAGTCATCCAAACCACCGACCCTGGTTTTGTGGAATCTAACGGGCAGGTGGATCAAGAAATGGTCGATATGGGTGGAGCGCGGTTGGCTCAGCCCTACGTGGAAATAATAGAACAACCTGCGAGCAAAGCTTTGCGTTTCCGCTATGAATGTGAAGGTAGATCTGCAGGTAGTATACCTGGAGCCAACAGTTCGCCggaaaataaaacttttcctACTATAAGA ATAGTAGGCTACAAAGGTCGAGCTGTGGTAGTAGTATCTTGTGTAACGAAAGATTTGCCGTACAGACCTCACCCTCATAATCTTGTTGgcaaagaaatatgtaaacgAGGTGTCTGTACTCTCGAAATTTCATCTGAAAACATGACAGTTACCTTTGCTAATTTGGGTATTCAGTgtgtcaaaaaaaaagacatagaGGAAGCACTTAAAATCAGAGAAGAAATTCGTGTTGATCCTTTTCGAA CTGGTTTTGAACACAAAAAACAGCCTACCAGCATTGACCTTAATGCAGTAAGACTGTGTTTTCAAGTTTTTTTAGAAGGAtcgcaaaaaggaaaatttactCATCCGTTATCACCTGTAGTATCAGATCctatttttgataaaa AGGCAATGTCCGATCTTGTGATCAACAAGTTAAGTCATTGCAATGCTCCTGTTGCTGGCGGTATGGGGATGATTCTTTTATGCGAGAAAGTGGCAAAAGAAGATATTCAAATTagattttttgaagaaaaagatggacaCGTTACATGGGAAGGATTTGGAGATTTTCAACCGTCTCAAGTACACAAGCAG acaGCGATCGCGTTTCGAACGCCTAGTTACTGTACGCAAGAAATAGAACAACCGGTACAAGTTTACATCCAACTGAAGAGGCCATCGGACGGTGTGACAAGTGATCCGTTACCATTTGAGATGTTACCATTAG ATGATCGTGATTCGTTCAGgcgaaagagacaaaaatttaatgacaGCCCAAAAGCGATAGTCTTGAGACATATACAGGCAGAGGCTAAAAATA ATCAAATACACTTATGTATAGGAAATACAG GCCCTGCAGCGACTTATCAACCTATGCAGTacttcaatattataaaaccaGAACCAACGGAAGCAGTACCACCATTTGGAGGTATTGTTACAAGTACAGGATCTTATTCGTTACATCCCATAGGCACATCGCCTCAACCTCAATCGAATGTGCAAACACTAAG ACCTCAATTATCACCAGGTCGAACTCCATCACCTATGGAATATAATCCGTATACTTCATCTGTAATGCAACCACAACTGTCACCTCAATATCAACCATCAAGCTCTAACGTAACACAGCAACCGTCAATTGGAATACATGTACCACaacaatattcatttttacaaaataatttacaagatGCAGAACAATTGATAGCACTAAACAAAGTCACTTCGGAACAACAAAATACTGGTCTGCAACCTATATATAATGATG ATAATTTAGCAAAGATAGATGTGGCTACTGGTTTAGGCATCGATGGCCAGCAATATTTTGATCTGAATTTAAATTCGGCAGATTTAGCAGAATTCCCAGTTTTTGATACTACTTTGTCCACAAATTTATTAAGTGGATTATCTATATCAGAATATacaaag GATGAAGCAAGCGAACATGCAAACTTGGAAGCAAACTGTGTTGAAGATAACAATATCATGACCGACAGTTATACTAacttaacaaaaaatacaattcaagaattatgtaatttaaatgatatatataaacctaCTAGGAGCCATGACAATTAA
- the LOC122628859 gene encoding embryonic polarity protein dorsal-like isoform X1, producing MEQFHDISDENLNISDVIEVIQTTDPGFVESNGQVDQEMVDMGGARLAQPYVEIIEQPASKALRFRYECEGRSAGSIPGANSSPENKTFPTIRIVGYKGRAVVVVSCVTKDLPYRPHPHNLVGKEICKRGVCTLEISSENMTVTFANLGIQCVKKKDIEEALKIREEIRVDPFRTGFEHKKQPTSIDLNAVRLCFQVFLEGSQKGKFTHPLSPVVSDPIFDKKAMSDLVINKLSHCNAPVAGGMGMILLCEKVAKEDIQIRFFEEKDGHVTWEGFGDFQPSQVHKQTAIAFRTPSYCTQEIEQPVQVYIQLKRPSDGVTSDPLPFEMLPLGTGMPAFWSLRKAFARKKADYSTFGKILTTEATMFPNVVPRVPCNIDEYNNNDFDIKRSNNKISVLRALNDLYNIKNTTNSCNGSTNIDQNNVKNVESFVKNTIDYENNEISIDSNNMMKGNIKVNKYITGNDNGRENNTFSNDYRETVDNQSEIISQTKLELANDIKCLNKNTSNFKHKSDWFDYSEVGKWVQKSQASFKEKENTAEIKSEMEDGNKSLNDLISQVEELDQIYADTHTKLLQAALDQNLVERSMDVDVCDNQTYTSLQMAMKNPIELLDIPDERRYEDVSTPKQDVCVSVTSSPITAKRDVTQEFEERLPPLPPKRIRKMSSMPVLPRPTSSQPIIESSSEAPNKNLPSLPGTLPKQSKQSLFSKLFAKKMKKDKDITSNVPTGNNNRLFNASESASFLLKSTQDNSATQMSRHSIASISSVKSLTLEGDETPPYGADLTEAEHYALYTTMAPHATASEFDEMSFYYSPVEGGKILTEGKGS from the exons ATGGAACAATTCCATGATATAAGCGATGAAAACTTAAACATAAGTGATGTCA TTGAAGTCATCCAAACCACCGACCCTGGTTTTGTGGAATCTAACGGGCAGGTGGATCAAGAAATGGTCGATATGGGTGGAGCGCGGTTGGCTCAGCCCTACGTGGAAATAATAGAACAACCTGCGAGCAAAGCTTTGCGTTTCCGCTATGAATGTGAAGGTAGATCTGCAGGTAGTATACCTGGAGCCAACAGTTCGCCggaaaataaaacttttcctACTATAAGA ATAGTAGGCTACAAAGGTCGAGCTGTGGTAGTAGTATCTTGTGTAACGAAAGATTTGCCGTACAGACCTCACCCTCATAATCTTGTTGgcaaagaaatatgtaaacgAGGTGTCTGTACTCTCGAAATTTCATCTGAAAACATGACAGTTACCTTTGCTAATTTGGGTATTCAGTgtgtcaaaaaaaaagacatagaGGAAGCACTTAAAATCAGAGAAGAAATTCGTGTTGATCCTTTTCGAA CTGGTTTTGAACACAAAAAACAGCCTACCAGCATTGACCTTAATGCAGTAAGACTGTGTTTTCAAGTTTTTTTAGAAGGAtcgcaaaaaggaaaatttactCATCCGTTATCACCTGTAGTATCAGATCctatttttgataaaa AGGCAATGTCCGATCTTGTGATCAACAAGTTAAGTCATTGCAATGCTCCTGTTGCTGGCGGTATGGGGATGATTCTTTTATGCGAGAAAGTGGCAAAAGAAGATATTCAAATTagattttttgaagaaaaagatggacaCGTTACATGGGAAGGATTTGGAGATTTTCAACCGTCTCAAGTACACAAGCAG acaGCGATCGCGTTTCGAACGCCTAGTTACTGTACGCAAGAAATAGAACAACCGGTACAAGTTTACATCCAACTGAAGAGGCCATCGGACGGTGTGACAAGTGATCCGTTACCATTTGAGATGTTACCATTAGGTACAGGTATGCCTGCTTTCTGGTCTTTACGGAAAGCATTTGCTCGTAAAAAAGCAGATTATAGTACGTTTGGTAAAATTTTAACCACCGAGGCTACTATGTTCCCCAATGTAGTACCAAGAGTGCCTTGTAATAtcgatgaatataataataatgattttgacataaaaagatcgaataataaaatttcagtGCTGCGTGCTCTGAATGACTtgtacaatattaaaaatactacAAATTCTTGCAACGGAAGTACTAACATTGATCAAAACAATGTAAAGAATGTTGAaagttttgtaaaaaatactattgattatgaaaataatgaaatatcaataGATTCTAACAATATgatgaaaggaaatataaaagttaataaatatattactggTAATGATAACGGTAGAGAgaataatacattttcaaacgattataGAGAAACGGTCGATAACCAAtcagaaattatttctcaaaCAAAATTAGAATTAGCAAACGATATAAAATGCTTGAATAAAAACACGAGTAACTTTAAACATAAATCTGATTGGTTTGATTATTCGGAAGTAGGAAAGTGGGTACAAAAGAGTCAAGcatctttcaaagaaaaagaaaatacagcTGAGATTAAAAGCGAGATGGAGGATggtaataaatcattaaacgATTTGATATCGCAAGTGGAGGAGTTGGATCAGATTTACGCAGATACCCATACAAAACTGTTACAAGCTGCTCTTGATCAAAATTTAGTCGAACGATCTATGGACGTTGATGTTTGTGATAATCAAACCTATACGAGTCTTCAAATGGCTATGAAAAATCCAATAGAGTTACTTGATATACCTGATGAAAGAAGATACGAAGATGTATCGACTCCAAAACAGGATGTATGCGTATCAGTGACTTCTTCGCCAATAACAGCGAAAAGAGACGTGACACAAGAATTTGAAGAAAGATTACCTCCCCTACCACCTAAACGTATACGTAAAATGTCTTCGATGCCTGTTTTACCACGACCTACGTCCTCTCAACCAATAATCGAATCTTCCTCTGAAGctccaaataaaaatttaccaTCCCTTCCTGGTACCTTACCCAAACAATCGAAACAAAGTCTCTTTTCTAAACTATTCgcaaagaagatgaaaaaggacaaagataTCACTTCCAATGTACCCACCGgcaataataatcgtttgttTAATGCAAGCGAGAGTGCTTCGTTTTTGTTAAAAAGTACTCAAGATAATTCTGCAACACAAATGTCTAGACATAGTATTGCAAGTATATCTAGTGTTAAATCTCTTACGCTAGAAGGTGATGAAACACCACCTTACGGGGCTGACTTGACTGAAGCCGAGCACTATGCTCTTTATACCACTATGGCACCACACGCAACAGCGTCTGAATTCGATGAAAtgtctttttattatagtCCTGTGGAGGgaggaaaaatattaacggaaggaaaaggatcttaa